Proteins encoded within one genomic window of Kibdelosporangium phytohabitans:
- a CDS encoding Crp/Fnr family transcriptional regulator: MDPSPDSFWGRLATAERHALEEISARRSYAPNEYLCHEGDQSKHAFVLISGHVQVIYYTEDGRELVVALRTAGDILGEIAALHGLPRTATLRALDKVEAITVPSNRFTHLCQTQAKLTWALLGVQYSRFGRTNGRHAEYGGGSASQRVYTQLTQMAVEQDKGDGEPIEIKAGMTQQQLADSAATSRESYARALRVLRDMGIITTGRGWIRVHNLADLRRMAR, from the coding sequence CGCGGAACGCCACGCGCTCGAGGAGATCTCCGCCCGGCGCTCGTACGCCCCGAATGAGTACCTGTGCCACGAGGGCGACCAGTCCAAGCACGCGTTCGTCCTGATCTCCGGGCACGTCCAGGTGATCTACTACACCGAGGACGGGCGCGAACTGGTGGTCGCGCTGCGCACGGCGGGAGACATCCTCGGCGAGATAGCGGCGTTGCACGGACTGCCGCGCACGGCCACACTGCGAGCGCTGGACAAGGTCGAGGCGATCACCGTACCCAGCAACAGGTTCACCCATCTGTGTCAGACACAGGCGAAACTGACCTGGGCGCTGCTGGGCGTGCAGTACTCGCGGTTCGGCCGGACGAACGGCCGCCACGCCGAATACGGCGGTGGCAGCGCGAGCCAGCGCGTGTACACCCAGCTCACCCAGATGGCGGTTGAACAGGACAAGGGCGACGGCGAGCCGATCGAAATCAAAGCCGGGATGACGCAGCAGCAACTCGCCGACAGCGCGGCCACGTCCCGCGAGTCGTACGCCAGGGCGCTGCGCGTGCTGCGCGACATGGGCATCATCACCACCGGCCGCGGCTGGATCCGCGTGCACAACCTGGCCGACCTGCGCAGAATGGCTCGTTGA